Proteins encoded by one window of Superficieibacter sp. HKU1:
- the rnk gene encoding nucleoside diphosphate kinase regulator, protein MSRPAIIINEFDAERIDRLLEKPAYAALPVADALNAELDRAQMCPPESLPGNVVSMNSTVRFRDLTSGDERVRTLVFPAQMTDSATQLSVLAPVGAALLGLEVGSAIHWDLPGGASAHLEVLELLYQPEAAGDYQR, encoded by the coding sequence ATGTCCAGACCTGCGATTATCATCAATGAGTTTGATGCCGAGCGTATTGACCGTCTGCTGGAGAAACCCGCTTATGCCGCGCTGCCGGTTGCCGACGCGCTGAATGCAGAGCTGGATCGCGCGCAGATGTGTCCTCCCGAGTCGCTGCCGGGTAACGTAGTGAGTATGAATAGCACCGTCCGGTTCCGCGACCTTACCAGCGGAGATGAGCGCGTGCGCACCCTGGTTTTTCCGGCGCAAATGACCGATAGCGCCACTCAGCTTTCCGTGCTGGCTCCGGTGGGCGCGGCGTTGCTGGGTCTTGAGGTGGGCAGCGCCATTCACTGGGACCTTCCCGGCGGCGCATCTGCCCATCTCGAAGTGCTTGAGCTGCTTTATCAGCCCGAAGCCGCCGGTGACTATCAGCGTTAA
- the uspG gene encoding universal stress protein UspG, translating into MYNTIIMPVDVFEMELSDKAVRHAEFLAQQKGVIHLLHVLPGSASMTMQRFAADLRRFEEHLQQEAETRLKTMVAHFSIDPSRIQVHVRMGSVRDAVNALAEELNADVVVIGSRNPSIATHLLGSNASNVIRHAHIPVLVVR; encoded by the coding sequence ATGTATAACACTATCATTATGCCGGTTGATGTTTTTGAAATGGAGCTCAGCGATAAAGCTGTCCGCCATGCAGAATTTCTGGCGCAGCAGAAAGGGGTCATTCATCTGCTACACGTCCTTCCGGGGTCCGCCAGTATGACGATGCAGCGTTTTGCCGCCGATCTCCGTCGTTTTGAAGAGCATTTACAACAGGAAGCGGAAACCCGCCTGAAAACCATGGTTGCGCATTTCAGCATTGACCCGTCGCGCATTCAGGTTCACGTGCGGATGGGCAGCGTGCGCGACGCGGTAAACGCGCTGGCGGAAGAGTTAAATGCCGATGTGGTGGTGATTGGATCGCGCAACCCGTCTATCGCTACGCATTTGTTAGGCTCTAACGCCTCAAACGTGATCCGCCACGCGCATATTCCGGTACTGGTGGTGCGCTAA